In Nocardioides dokdonensis FR1436, the following are encoded in one genomic region:
- the dacB gene encoding D-alanyl-D-alanine carboxypeptidase/D-alanyl-D-alanine-endopeptidase: protein MVGRDPHHSSPRAPNEVGRASTWLVLLLVVALAAGAAAWRLDLVDPARERLDAWSERVLGGEDEPDPLADPAAVPPPPGLSLPALTAPGPVADPLAAGDAAELSPTAVRRALERRLGERRLGKRVAVAVAGLSGAAAYEQGGALVPASTTKLITSLAALETIEPGTTFRTSTVLRGDRLVVVGGGDPFLMRAPDRPGTTSVPARTDITTLARLSAEELLEQGVRRVRVGYDDRLFSGPAFNPRWPETYVGDVVAPITALWVDEGRPESGYGRVPDPAATAAAVFAQALADAGVRVQGSPSRAPGRGEEVAAVESAPVDDIVDRLLQVSDNEATEVLLRHVGLATGGKGSFVDGVRGVERTLTRLGVPAPERLYDGSGLSRENLVSPETLVGVLQAVVGSAADDPVRALLGGLPTAGFSGSLTLRFDDAPPAAVGAVRAKTGTLSGVSSLAGTAVSRDGVPMVFALMLDRVKAADEGYAEAALDRAAAALGACRCARAGTG from the coding sequence GTGGTCGGACGTGACCCACACCACTCCTCCCCTCGGGCTCCCAACGAGGTCGGTCGGGCCTCGACCTGGCTGGTGCTGCTGCTCGTCGTCGCGCTGGCGGCGGGTGCCGCGGCCTGGCGCCTCGACCTGGTCGACCCCGCGAGGGAGCGACTCGACGCCTGGTCCGAGCGGGTGCTGGGCGGCGAGGACGAGCCCGATCCGCTCGCCGACCCCGCCGCGGTGCCGCCGCCCCCGGGGCTGAGCCTGCCGGCGCTCACCGCACCGGGCCCGGTGGCCGATCCGCTCGCGGCGGGCGATGCGGCCGAGCTGAGCCCGACGGCGGTGCGCCGCGCGCTCGAGCGCCGGCTGGGCGAGCGGCGGCTCGGCAAGCGGGTCGCGGTCGCGGTCGCGGGCCTGTCCGGGGCTGCGGCGTACGAGCAGGGCGGTGCGCTCGTCCCCGCCTCCACCACCAAGCTGATCACCTCGCTGGCCGCGCTCGAGACCATCGAGCCGGGCACCACCTTCCGCACCAGCACCGTGCTGCGCGGCGACCGGCTCGTCGTGGTCGGTGGCGGCGACCCCTTCCTGATGCGGGCTCCCGACCGCCCCGGCACCACCAGCGTGCCCGCGCGCACCGACATCACCACCTTGGCCCGGCTCAGCGCCGAGGAGCTGCTCGAGCAGGGCGTGCGCAGGGTCCGGGTCGGCTACGACGACCGGTTGTTCTCGGGCCCGGCCTTCAACCCGCGCTGGCCCGAGACGTACGTCGGCGACGTGGTCGCGCCGATCACCGCGCTGTGGGTCGACGAGGGTCGACCCGAGTCCGGCTACGGCCGGGTGCCCGACCCCGCGGCCACCGCGGCGGCCGTCTTCGCGCAGGCCCTGGCCGACGCGGGCGTCCGGGTCCAGGGCAGCCCGTCCCGGGCGCCGGGGCGCGGCGAGGAGGTCGCCGCGGTCGAGAGCGCGCCTGTCGACGACATCGTCGACCGGCTGCTCCAGGTCAGCGACAACGAGGCGACCGAGGTGCTGCTGCGCCACGTCGGGCTCGCCACCGGTGGGAAGGGCAGCTTCGTCGACGGCGTCCGCGGCGTCGAGCGGACCCTGACGCGCCTCGGCGTCCCCGCCCCCGAGCGCCTGTACGACGGCAGCGGGCTGTCCCGCGAGAACCTGGTCAGCCCCGAGACGCTGGTCGGCGTGCTCCAGGCGGTCGTCGGCTCCGCCGCGGACGACCCGGTGCGCGCACTGCTCGGCGGGCTGCCGACGGCCGGCTTCAGCGGGTCGCTGACGCTGCGCTTCGACGACGCCCCGCCGGCGGCCGTCGGGGCGGTGCGGGCCAAGACCGGGACCCTCAGCGGGGTGAGCAGCCTGGCGGGCACGGCCGTGAGCCGCGACGGCGTACCGATGGTGTTCGCGCTGATGCTCGACCGGGTCAAGGCGGCCGACGAGGGGTACGCCGAGGCTGCGCTCGACCGGGCCGCCGCCGCGCTGGGCGCCTGTCGCTGCGCCCGCGCCGGCACCGGTTGA
- a CDS encoding inorganic diphosphatase yields the protein MEFDVLVEIPKGERNKYEVDHDSGRLRLDRTLFTSTQYPADYGYIEDTLGQDGDPLDALVILQQPTFPGCLIKCRAIGMFRMTDEAGADDKVLCVPAADPRLEHMRDISHVSKFDRLEIQHFFEVYKDLEPGKSVEGADWVGRSEAEAEVLASFERAKAHGH from the coding sequence CTGGAGTTCGACGTACTGGTGGAGATCCCCAAGGGCGAGCGGAACAAGTACGAGGTCGATCACGACTCCGGACGCCTGCGGCTGGACCGCACCCTCTTCACCTCGACCCAGTACCCGGCCGACTACGGCTACATCGAGGACACCCTCGGCCAGGACGGCGACCCGCTCGACGCGCTCGTCATCCTGCAGCAGCCGACCTTCCCGGGCTGCCTCATCAAGTGCCGCGCGATCGGCATGTTCCGGATGACCGACGAGGCCGGCGCCGACGACAAGGTGCTGTGCGTGCCCGCGGCCGACCCGCGCCTCGAGCACATGCGCGACATCAGCCACGTCTCCAAGTTCGACCGCCTGGAGATCCAGCACTTCTTCGAGGTCTACAAGGACCTCGAGCCCGGCAAGTCCGTCGAAGGCGCCGACTGGGTCGGTCGCAGCGAGGCCGAGGCCGAGGTCCTGGCCTCCTTCGAGCGCGCCAAGGCCCACGGGCACTGA